The following proteins are encoded in a genomic region of Arachis stenosperma cultivar V10309 chromosome 4, arast.V10309.gnm1.PFL2, whole genome shotgun sequence:
- the LOC130976412 gene encoding heavy metal-associated isoprenylated plant protein 23, which produces MSCLKDLKQNKQLLHRAESSNHYYKREMGVSGTLEYLSDLVSSSQHHHKKKKKQLQTVELKVRMDCDGCELKVKKALSSMSGVKSVEINRKQQKVTVTGYVESSKVLKKAKSTGKRAEIWPYVPYNLVAQPYAAHAYDKKAPPGHVRRLETTAATATVATYEDPYINIFSDDNPNACSIM; this is translated from the exons ATGTCCTGTCTTAAAGATctcaaacaaaataaacaacTTCTTCATAGAGCAGAGAGCAGCAACCATTATTACAAG AGAGAAATGGGAGTTTCTGGAACTCTGGAGTACTTGTCTGATCTAGTGAGCAGTAGCCAGCACCaccacaagaagaagaagaagcagttgCAGACAGTGGAGCTTAAGGTGAGAATGGACTGTGATGGATGTGAGCTCAAGGTCAAGAAAGCCCTCTCTTCAATGAGTG GGGTAAAGTCAGTGGAGATAAACCGTAAACAGCAGAAGGTGACAGTAACTGGGTATGTGGAATCAAGCAAGGTGCTGAAGAAGGCTAAGTCAACAGGGAAGAGAGCTGAGATTTGGCCTTATGTGCCTTACAACTTGGTGGCTCAGCCATATGCTGCTCATGCTTATGACAAAAAGGCCCCTCCTGGCCATGTTAGAAGACTTGAGACCACTGCTGCCACTGCAACTGTTGCAACATATGAAGATCCTTACATCAACATCTTCAGTGATGACAACCCTAATGCCTGCTCCATCATGTAG